A single region of the candidate division WOR-3 bacterium genome encodes:
- a CDS encoding Omp28-related outer membrane protein, which translates to MWELQFAAFDSVLTISYHSGDPYANQHATDRDNYYSVSGTPTVKLDGNYSLVGGMTTGNKYLDYRSYFDQRKTVESPLEIVLTCTYDSATRTGDLGIKLKNTTASEVSGQLQVALCESHIYCVWKDLDSLHHVERNMLPDAAGEAVTIPAGDSLSKSRNYTVDAAWVARNCDLIVFVQNNSTKEVYQGAHIGVYQAPALEYRGYQSAFPAPGGDANLTLGLRNLGTADAATVSGTLSTSDPYVTVTTANADFGSIAIAQDGYATTPFSIHVDAACPDKHLATMDLAVTAAGGYSTSVSFPLHITTGYGFADDMESGENGWTHSGVADNWYQTGNRSQSPANSWYCGVDGSFKYTNQNDARLLTPYFTSGSAAQLRFGQWTEVATGDYCALEVNNGSKFWDLQDYYNGASGSWEERVNPLPDRSGQTIRTRLRFLSGYSGTAEGWYIDDFLCEPFQAAVAEPKSAPQFAGAKLAVRSPAFRSAGIAYSVPPGRSARLAAFDVNGRLVAEVGSHLTGAGQVTWSLAGVKAGTYFVRLADRVSSQVAKLVVTE; encoded by the coding sequence CTGTGGGAGCTGCAGTTTGCGGCTTTCGATTCGGTGCTGACCATCAGCTATCACTCCGGTGACCCCTATGCCAACCAGCATGCCACTGACCGCGACAACTACTACAGCGTATCCGGCACGCCGACCGTGAAGCTGGACGGAAACTACTCGCTGGTCGGCGGCATGACCACAGGTAACAAGTACCTGGACTACCGCTCGTACTTCGACCAGCGCAAGACCGTGGAGAGCCCGCTGGAGATCGTGCTCACCTGCACGTACGATTCGGCGACCAGGACCGGTGACCTCGGCATCAAGCTGAAGAACACGACCGCGAGCGAGGTGAGCGGCCAGCTGCAGGTGGCGCTCTGCGAGAGCCACATCTACTGCGTCTGGAAGGACCTCGACAGCCTGCACCATGTCGAGCGGAACATGCTGCCCGACGCGGCGGGCGAGGCGGTGACGATCCCGGCCGGCGATTCGCTCTCCAAGAGCCGCAACTACACAGTTGACGCGGCCTGGGTGGCGCGGAACTGCGACCTGATCGTGTTCGTACAGAACAACTCCACGAAGGAGGTATACCAGGGCGCGCACATCGGCGTCTACCAGGCGCCGGCGCTCGAGTACCGCGGGTACCAGAGCGCGTTCCCGGCACCGGGCGGCGACGCCAACCTGACCCTGGGTCTGCGCAACCTCGGCACGGCCGACGCGGCGACGGTGAGCGGCACGCTGTCCACCAGCGACCCCTACGTCACCGTGACCACGGCGAACGCGGACTTCGGCAGCATCGCCATCGCCCAGGACGGCTACGCGACGACGCCGTTCTCGATCCACGTGGATGCCGCCTGCCCGGACAAGCACCTGGCGACCATGGACCTCGCGGTCACGGCAGCGGGCGGGTACTCGACCAGCGTCAGTTTCCCGCTCCACATCACCACCGGGTACGGGTTCGCGGATGACATGGAGTCGGGCGAGAACGGCTGGACCCACTCGGGCGTGGCCGACAACTGGTACCAGACCGGGAACCGGAGCCAGTCGCCGGCGAACAGCTGGTACTGCGGGGTCGACGGCAGCTTCAAGTACACGAACCAGAACGACGCCCGGCTGCTGACGCCGTACTTCACCTCCGGTAGCGCGGCCCAGCTCCGGTTCGGGCAGTGGACCGAAGTCGCCACCGGCGACTACTGCGCGCTGGAAGTGAACAACGGCTCGAAGTTCTGGGACCTGCAGGACTACTACAACGGGGCGAGCGGCTCCTGGGAGGAGAGGGTCAATCCCCTCCCCGACAGGTCGGGGCAGACCATAAGGACGCGGCTGCGTTTCCTTTCCGGCTACAGCGGCACCGCCGAGGGCTGGTACATCGACGACTTCCTGTGCGAGCCCTTCCAGGCGGCAGTGGCCGAACCCAAATCCGCACCGCAGTTTGCGGGCGCGAAGCTCGCAGTGCGCAGCCCGGCGTTCCGCAGCGCGGGCATCGCCTACTCCGTTCCCCCGGGGCGGAGCGCGCGGCTGGCCGCGTTCGACGTGAACGGCCGGCTGGTCGCGGAGGTGGGAAGCCACCTGACCGGCGCCGGGCAGGTCACTTGGAGTCTTGCCGGCGTCAAGGCCGGGACCTACTTCGTCCGCCTGGCGGACAGGGTGTCGAGCCAGGTCGCCAAGCTGGTAGTAACCGAGTAG